In Luteimonas viscosa, the following proteins share a genomic window:
- a CDS encoding efflux RND transporter permease subunit: MDFSKFFIDRPIFAAVLSIVIFAAGLISIPLLPIGEYPEVVPPSVVVRTVYPGANPKVISETVATPLEEAITGVEDMMYVKSVAGSDGVLQLTVTFSPGTDPDEATVKVQNRVSQALARLPEDVRRQGVTTQKQSPVFLMVVHLTSEDGRYDSLYLRNYMRLHVRDELSRISGVGDAQLFGGGDYAMRLWLDPDKIASRGLTAGDVLRAVREQNVQVSAGQLGAEPMPNGSDFLLPINARGRLQSVEEFGDIVLEAGAGGEIVRLRDVARIELAAGDYTLRARLDGKNAAAIGIFQAPGANALQIRDAVVAKMDELRPSLPPGVEIQSIYDTTIFVRDSIKSVIVTLLEAVLLVVLVVILFLQTWRASIIPLLAVPVSIVGTFAVLNLLGFSINTLTLFGLVLAIGIVVDDAIVVVENVERHIEEGAQPLEAAHLAMREVSGPIVAITLVLCAVFVPMAFLDGVTGQFYKQFAVTIAVATAISGLNSLTLSPALAAKLLKPHGAPPDALGRLIERLFGWVFRPFNRFFKRNSERYEGAVSRTLGRRGAVFVVYLVLLAGAGLMFKAVPAGFIPVQDKLYLIAGVKMPEGASIERTDAVLKQMAAIAKDVDGVASEVAFPGLNPLQFTNTPNNGVVFFTLDPFSERSRTAEEITAELNQKFASIQEGFTFAFMPPPIQGLGNGSGWSLFVEDRTRLGYGALQDAVQAFQGAASQTPGMGFPITSYQANVPQLDAEVDRVKAKAQGVPLTELFETLQVYLGSAYVNDFNMFGRTWQVIAQADGGFRDEVTDIASLRTRNEAGAMVPIGSMVDVRQTYGPDPVIRFNGYPAADLLGEADPRVLSSGEAMAKVTELAQQVLPTGMGIDWSDLSYQQATQGDAALVIFPLAVLLAFLVLAALYESWTLPLAVILIVPMTMLAALFGVWLSGGDNNVFVQVGLVVLMGLACKNAILIVEFARELELQGKGIVEAALEACRLRLRPIVMTSVAFIAGTVPLVLSSGAGAEVRSVTGITVFAGMLGVTAFGLFLTPVFYVALRKLANRPLVSHAPAHASTAARLDA, encoded by the coding sequence ATGGACTTCTCAAAATTCTTCATCGACCGGCCGATCTTCGCCGCGGTGCTGTCGATCGTGATCTTCGCCGCCGGGCTGATCTCGATCCCGCTGCTGCCGATCGGCGAATACCCCGAGGTGGTGCCGCCGTCGGTGGTGGTGCGCACCGTGTACCCGGGCGCCAATCCCAAGGTGATCTCCGAGACGGTGGCCACGCCGCTGGAGGAGGCGATCACCGGCGTCGAGGACATGATGTACGTCAAGTCGGTCGCCGGCTCCGATGGCGTGCTGCAGCTCACCGTCACCTTCAGCCCCGGCACCGATCCCGACGAGGCCACGGTCAAGGTGCAGAACCGCGTCTCGCAGGCGCTTGCGCGCCTGCCAGAGGACGTGCGCCGCCAGGGCGTGACCACGCAGAAGCAGTCGCCGGTATTCCTGATGGTGGTGCACCTGACCTCGGAGGACGGCCGTTACGACTCGCTGTACCTGCGCAACTACATGCGCCTGCACGTGCGCGACGAACTCTCGCGCATCAGCGGCGTGGGCGATGCGCAGCTGTTCGGCGGCGGCGACTACGCGATGCGCCTGTGGCTGGACCCGGACAAGATCGCCTCGCGCGGCCTGACCGCCGGCGACGTGCTGCGCGCGGTGCGCGAGCAGAACGTGCAGGTCTCGGCCGGCCAGCTCGGTGCCGAGCCGATGCCGAACGGCAGCGACTTCCTGCTGCCGATCAATGCGCGCGGCCGACTGCAGAGCGTCGAGGAATTCGGCGACATCGTGCTCGAGGCCGGCGCCGGTGGCGAGATCGTGCGCCTGCGCGACGTCGCCCGGATCGAACTGGCCGCCGGCGACTACACCCTGCGCGCGCGCCTGGACGGCAAGAACGCGGCCGCGATCGGCATCTTCCAGGCGCCCGGCGCGAACGCGCTGCAGATCCGCGACGCGGTGGTGGCGAAGATGGACGAGTTGCGGCCATCTCTGCCGCCCGGGGTGGAGATCCAGTCGATCTACGACACCACCATCTTCGTGCGCGATTCGATCAAGTCGGTCATCGTCACCCTGCTCGAAGCGGTCCTGCTGGTGGTGCTGGTGGTGATCCTGTTCCTGCAGACCTGGCGCGCTTCCATCATCCCGCTGCTGGCGGTGCCGGTCTCGATCGTGGGTACCTTCGCGGTGCTCAACCTGCTCGGCTTCTCGATCAATACCCTGACCCTGTTCGGCCTGGTGCTGGCGATCGGCATCGTGGTGGACGATGCGATCGTGGTGGTGGAGAACGTCGAGCGCCATATCGAGGAAGGCGCGCAACCGCTCGAGGCCGCGCACCTGGCGATGCGCGAGGTGTCGGGGCCGATCGTCGCCATCACCCTGGTGCTGTGCGCGGTGTTCGTGCCGATGGCGTTCCTCGACGGCGTGACCGGCCAGTTCTACAAGCAGTTCGCGGTCACGATCGCGGTCGCCACGGCGATCTCCGGCCTGAACTCGCTGACCCTGTCGCCTGCGCTGGCGGCCAAGCTGCTCAAGCCGCACGGCGCGCCGCCCGATGCGCTCGGCCGCCTGATCGAGCGCCTGTTCGGCTGGGTGTTCCGCCCGTTCAACCGCTTCTTCAAGCGCAACTCGGAGCGCTACGAGGGCGCGGTGTCGCGCACGCTGGGCCGTCGCGGGGCGGTGTTCGTGGTCTACCTGGTGCTGCTGGCGGGCGCGGGCCTGATGTTCAAGGCGGTGCCGGCGGGCTTCATCCCGGTGCAGGACAAGCTGTACCTGATCGCCGGCGTGAAGATGCCCGAGGGCGCGTCGATCGAGCGCACCGACGCGGTGCTCAAGCAGATGGCCGCGATCGCCAAGGACGTCGACGGCGTCGCCAGCGAGGTCGCGTTCCCGGGCCTGAACCCGCTGCAGTTCACCAACACGCCCAACAACGGCGTGGTGTTCTTCACCCTCGATCCATTCTCGGAGCGCTCGCGCACCGCGGAGGAGATCACCGCCGAGCTCAACCAGAAGTTCGCCTCGATCCAGGAGGGCTTCACCTTCGCCTTCATGCCGCCGCCGATCCAGGGCCTGGGCAACGGCTCCGGCTGGTCGCTGTTCGTCGAGGACCGCACCCGGCTGGGCTACGGCGCGCTGCAGGACGCGGTGCAGGCGTTCCAGGGCGCGGCCTCGCAGACGCCGGGGATGGGCTTTCCGATCACCAGCTACCAGGCCAACGTGCCGCAGCTCGATGCCGAGGTCGACCGGGTCAAGGCCAAGGCCCAGGGCGTGCCGCTGACCGAACTGTTCGAGACCCTGCAGGTGTACCTGGGTTCTGCCTACGTCAACGACTTCAACATGTTCGGCCGCACCTGGCAGGTGATCGCGCAGGCCGACGGCGGCTTCCGCGACGAAGTCACCGACATCGCCAGCCTGCGCACCCGCAACGAAGCCGGCGCCATGGTGCCGATCGGGTCGATGGTCGACGTGCGCCAGACCTACGGTCCCGATCCGGTGATCCGCTTCAACGGCTATCCGGCCGCCGACCTGCTGGGCGAGGCCGACCCGCGCGTGCTGTCCTCGGGCGAGGCGATGGCGAAAGTCACCGAGCTCGCGCAGCAGGTGCTGCCGACCGGCATGGGCATCGACTGGAGCGACCTGAGCTACCAGCAGGCCACCCAGGGCGACGCCGCGCTGGTGATCTTCCCGCTCGCGGTGCTGCTCGCCTTCCTGGTGCTGGCGGCGCTGTACGAGAGCTGGACCCTGCCGCTGGCGGTGATCCTGATCGTGCCGATGACGATGCTCGCCGCGCTGTTCGGCGTGTGGCTGAGCGGCGGCGACAACAACGTGTTCGTGCAGGTCGGCCTGGTGGTGCTGATGGGGCTGGCGTGCAAGAACGCGATCCTGATCGTGGAGTTCGCGCGCGAGCTGGAGCTGCAGGGCAAGGGCATCGTGGAAGCGGCGCTGGAAGCCTGCC